The Pochonia chlamydosporia 170 chromosome 1, whole genome shotgun sequence genome window below encodes:
- a CDS encoding ABC transporter (similar to Neosartorya fischeri NRRL 181 XP_001259741.1) has product MAVFNLRQFIRQTAALCYKNFLATVVRQPISFLLFTYGLPLAILAVLLSIPSFITPSSRFGVGSPAPIRDFSITDGKKLVIVKKPSLGPDVDRVITTFTKNIDKSLIHHLDDESQLSTLCLASLRGVSDCHAAVTFWDSPLTEGAVDFTSSPGKHTWQYTIRADPVRDDTHFSVSEHNSDQETLYMPLQLAINNAITNATTVPEAFMYTYQTEESRSQGQRSVFVAQVGTMYGFALFSCFWLIIYRLTSQITSERESGMAQLVDAMGGGSATAARVLSWLIVYNLACLPAFIGFGGLYWRILFPTSDIGTLIGWQVLLGMAVNSSTVFASSFFTKSRVSAVYVVGVFLLMSVAAQVYSFQYIPTKPLAEGVYPLTLIFSSSNHLFFLQQMCLWELAEMKADITKLPRPDYGINSTSYNVTQSTMLAFLAIHIVVYPILAIIVEKFMHGIDFRNRSFSGGKNPNGNVVAEAVSLKKRFTPNFLEKMFCCGKRRAVTAVDGVSLQGHKGQILCLVGPNGSGKTTTLHMMAGFISPTAGTVNLDATPSQIGICPQRNTLWDNLTVSEHMSIWRSIKSGNETDGDLGRLIADCDLTKKRKSYARTLSGGQKRKLQLACMFVGDSSVCLIDECTSGLDPLSRRVIWDILLDQRSKRSILFTTHFLDEVDVLADHIVILSKGTVRCHGTPAELKNLYGGGYRLHVPHDAPRLDVSYNAVLHQDSLVYSTPDSRSAAQLLSEFAAAGVTDVSMAGPQVEDVFLNVADEPELQEAQKMIAQEASSGFEMTPGTIVSFAGQVGILFRKRLTILKRFWWPYFYVLALPLIINPFFDRLLKGYAPPSCEFLEPSFSQPSPEPFYYYGDCTGSYCPKFPVAPLSAQDQIDALVKKHIFSLSRVQANQSRAFAPNLETKDKFLSYWQDQRSRVSSSGGIYGGSASDAPILACQINSYGRPEAPKILSLWSQMISGVEIISSQGGFAQTRKSADNNGLLYAIFFTLVQAIYPAAFVLYPAIEKDRKVRPLEYANGVRRGPLWVAYSLFDFMFVVMIAVGVTAIMFTQLPFFHDIWIMLPILILYGFAAILLGYVISHFVAGPLKSFIATAGISLLMYAIAAIGFGVGSGYADAAQMDTITLGITFGLNIVLPIGNVFRAAMLVLNVAQVGCKDGLHTATSSIYSFGSPILYLVIQIIILLLIIVWIEGDLALFRRHKTTNLNKDSEKRIGNVTDDVEAETMRVENTNDDFLRALHLSKSFGSNKAVDDVTLGLPESDVLALIGPNGAGKSTLVNLIQSELSPDNGKVLLRGEDSRTRSAQRHLGVCPQHDALDFMSTREHLAFFARIKGIKDVKGNVDHLMNSLNLTPHGSTLASKLSGGNKRKLSLAIALMGTPPVLVLDEPTSAMDAVAKRSFWKVIEKIAHNRSVLLTTHSMEEADALATRAAIISKSILAVGTTKALRDKYSNHYYVTLVLGSAPNSTPEEMEAVRAWVHDVLPSSQLERDMLGGQIRFTIPGVDADGRRPVSRVIDLIERHKDSLGVEYYSVSGPTLERVFLSVVKENNVQEEDGRDTRGQRLRRLLRIG; this is encoded by the exons atggccgtcTTCAACTTGAGACAGTTTATCCGTCAGACAGCCGCCCTATGCTACAAGAACTTCCTGGCAACCGTCGTTCGACAACCCATCAgtttcctcctcttcacaTACGGCCTGCCCCTCGCCATTCTCGCCGTCCTCCTGTCCATCCCGTCGTTTATAACCCCCTCGAGCCGCTTCGGCGTGGGATCTCCAGCTCCGATTCGAGACTTTTCCATCACCGACGGCAAGAAgctcgtcattgtcaagaaACCATCCCTCGGACCAGACGTGGACCGCGTGATAACCACCTTTACCAAAAACATTGACAAGAGTCTGATTCACCACCTTGACGATGAGAGCCAGCTTTCCACCCTGTGTCTCGCCAGCCTCCGCGGGGTCAGCGACTGTCACGCCGCTGTCACCTTTTGGGACTCTCCCTTGACCGAGGGCGCTGTCGACTTTACGTCTTCGCCGGGAAAACATACCTGGCAGTACACGATTCGTGCTGATCCGGTCCGCGACGACACGCACTTCAGTGTCAGTGAACACAACAGCGACCAGGAGACTCTTTACATGCCGCTGCAGCTGGCTATCAACAACGCCATTACAAACGCCACCACCGTTCCTGAGGCGTTCATGTATACGTACCAGACGGAAGAGAGCAGATCCCAGGGCCAACGGAGCGTGTTTGTAGCACAGGTCGGCACCATGTACGGCTTCGCATTGTTCAGCTGCTTCTGGCTGATTATATACCGGTTGACCAGCCAGATTACTTCGGAGCGAGAGTCCGGCATGGCACAACTCGTGGACGCCATGGGTGGAGGGAGTGCCACGGCTGCCCGTGTTCTGAGCTGGCTGATTGTGTATAACCTCGCCTGTCTGCCTGCGTTTATCGGCTTCGGCGGCCTCTACTGGCGCATCTTGTTCCCTACCTCGGACATTGGCACCCTCATCGGGTGGCAGGTTCTGCTGGGAATGGCAGTCAACAGCTCAACCGTGTTTGCGTCGTCCTTCTTCACAAAGTCCCGCGTGTCGGCCGTATATGTCGTTggcgtcttcctcctcatgTCTGTCGCCGCCCAAGTGTATAGTTTCCAGTATATACCGACGAAACCCTTGGCCGAGGGCGTGTACCCCCTGACATTGATCTTCTCGAGCTCCAACCACCTGTTCTTCCTGCAGCAAATGTGTCTCTGGGAGCTGGCGGAGATGAAGGCCGACATCACCAAGCTTCCCAGGCCCGACTACGGCATCAATTCAACCTCGTACAATGTCACGCAGTCGACTATGCTTGCATTTCTGGCCATCCACATTGTCGTCTATCCCATACTGGCCATCATTGTGGAGAAGTTTATGCACGGCATCGACTTTCGCAATAGATCCTTCTCTGGCGGCAAGAATCCTAATGGCAACGTCGTGGCCGAGGCGGTGAGTCTGAAGAAGCGCTTCACGCCTAACTTTTTGGAAAAGATGTTTTGCTGTGGCAAACGACGGGCTGTGACGGCGGTAGATGGCGTGAGTCTGCAGGGCCACAAGGGCCAGATATTGTGTCTTGTTGGTCCGAATGGATCGGGCAAGACGACCACTCTGCACATGATGGCCGGATTTATTAGTCCCACGGCTGGAACTGTGAATTTGGATGCCACGCCCTCGCAGATTGGTATTTGTCCTCAGAGAAACACGCTGTGGGATAACCTCACCGTCAGCGAGCACATGTCTATCTGGCGAAGTATCAAGTCTGGTAACGAGACGGACGGCGACCTCGGCAGGTTGATTGCCGATTGCGACTTAACCAAGAAGCGAAAGAGTTATGCAAGGACGCTTAGTGGTGGTCAGAAGCGCAAGCTTCAACTCGCGTGCATGTTTGTGGGTGACTCGTCCGTTTGTCTTATCGATGAGTGTACATCTGGCTTGGATCCGCTGTCTCGTCGTGTTATTTGGGATATTCTGCTGGACCAACGCTCCAAGAGAAGCATCCTCTTTACGACGCACTTTCTCGATGAAGTGGACGTCCTCGCAGATCATATTGTTATTTTATCCAAGGGAACGGTTCGCTGCCACGGCACGCCGGCCGAATTGAAGAACTTGTACGGCGGTGGTTATCGGCTTCACGTCCCTCACGATGCGCCTAGGTTGGATGTATCGTATAATGCGGTGCTGCATCAAGACAGCTTGGTGTACTCGACGCCTGATTCTCGATCCGCGGCACAACTCTTGTCTGAATTCGCGGCAGCAGGCGTCACGGACGTGTCCATGGCGGGGCCTCAAGTCGAGGATGTCTTTCTCAACGTTGCGGATGAACCTGAACTCCAGGAAGCTCAAAAGATGATTGCTCAGGAGGCGTCGTCTGGTTTCGAAATGACACCCGGCACCATTGTTTCCTTTGCGGGCCAAGTTGGCATACTCTTCCGGAAGAGGCTGACCATCCTCAAGAGATTCTGGTGGCCGTACTTTTACGTACTCGCCCTGCCGCTCATTATCAACCCCTTCTTCGATCGTCTGCTCAAGGGGTATGCACCGCCGTCCTGTGAGTTTCTTGAGCCGTCGTTTAGTCAGCCAAGTCCCGAACCGTTTTACTACTATGGCGATTGTACGGGTTCATATTGCCCCAAGTTTCCTGTCGCTCCTCTCTCGGCACAAGACCAGATTGACGCCTTGGTCAAGAAACACATCTTTTCTCTCAGCCGGGTTCAGGCAAACCAGTCTCGCGCGTTTGCTCCCAACCTGGAAACCAAGGACAAGTTTTTGAGCTACTGGCAAGACCAGAGGAGTAGAGTCTCTTCGTCAGGCGGTATCTACGGCGGATCAGCCAGTGATGCTCCCATTCTTGCTTGTCAGATCAACTCGTATGGGCGGCCGGAAGCGCCAAAGATTCTGTCCCTGTGGTCGCAGATGATTAGTGGTGTTGAGATCATTTCGTCACAGGGAGGGTTCGCACAAACTCGAAAG AGTGCTGATAATAACGGTCTCCTGtacgccatcttcttcacacTAGTCCAGGCCATCTACCCAGCTGCCTTTGTCTTGTACCCTGCGATTGAAAAGGATCGCAAGGTCAGACCGCTCGAGTATGCAAATGGTGTTCGCAGAGGTCCCCTCTGGGTAGCATACTCGCTATTTGATTTCATGTTTGTCGTCATGATTGCTGTGGGCGTTACGGCCATCATGTTCACCCAgctgcccttcttccacgaCATATGGATAATGCTACCGATTTTGATTCTGTACGGATTCGCAGCCATTCTCCTGGGTTATGTCATTTCCCACTTTGTTGCCGGTCCCCTCAAGTCGTTTATTGCCACTGCAGGAATCAGCTTGCTCATGTATGCGATTGCGGCCATTGGCTTTGGT GTCGGGTCTGGCTACGCAGATGCAGCTCAAATGGACACCATCACGCTTGGCATCACGTTTGGTCTAAACATTGTCCTGCCCATTGGCAATGTGTTCCGAGCGGCCATGTTGGTACTCAACGTGGCTCAAGTCGGATGCAAAGATGGGCTTCATacagccaccagcagcatATACTCGTTTGGCTCGCCAATTTTGTACTTGGTCATCCAAATCATTATCCTCTTGCTCATAATTGTCTGGATCGAGGGTGACTTGGCCCTCTTTCGCAGGCACAAAAcaaccaacctcaacaaAGACTCGGAAAAACGCATCGGCAACGTCACCGACGACGTCGAAGCCGAAACGATGCGCGTGGAAAACACCAACGACGACTTCctccgcgccctccatctcagcaaGTCATTTGGTTCAAACAAGGCCGTCGACGACGTCACGCTCGGTCTGCCAGAGAGCGACGTGCTCGCTCTCATCGGACCCAACGGCGCTGGAAAGTCAACCCTCGTCAACCTCATTCAGTCAGAACTATCCCCTGACAACGGTAAAGTGCTTCTCCGCGGTGAGGACTCACGGACTCGTTCGGCCCAACGACATCTTGGCG TGTGCCCACAGCATGACGCCCTCGACTTCATGAGCACCCGCGAACACCTAGCCTTCTTCGCACGAATCAAAGGCATCAAGGATGTCAAAGGCAACGTCGACCATCTCATGAACAGCCTCAACCTCACGCCGCATGGGTCCACGCTCGCCTCCAAATTATCAGGAGGCAACAAGCGAAAGCTAAGCCTGGCCATTGCTCTCATGGGCACACCCCCGGTTCTCGTCCTCGACGAACCTACGTCCGCCATGGACGCCGTGGCTAAACGTTCATTCTGGAAAGTCATTGAAAAGATAGCTCACAACCGCTCGGTTCTCCTAACG ACTCACTCCATGGAGGAAGCCGACGCACTAGCCACCCGCGCGGCCATTATATCCAAGTCAATTCTCGCCGTCGGTACTACCAAGGCCCTCCGCGACAAATATAGCAATCACTACTACGTGACACTAGTTCTTGGCTCAGCGCCGAACTCAACCCctgaggagatggaagccGTGCGGGCGTGGGTCCACGATGTGCTGCCGTCGTCACAGTTGGAGCGTGACATGCTCGGTGGTCAGATTCGTTTCACAATCCCTGGCGTAGACGCCGATGGCAGACGCCCGGTGAGTCGGGTCATTGATCTTATTGAGAGGCACAAGGACTCGTTGGGCGTCGAGTATTATTCGGTGAGTGGGCCGACGCTGGAGCGTGTGTTTTTGAgcgttgtcaaggagaaTAATGTgcaggaagaggatggaCGGGATACCAGGGGTCAGCGGTTGCGACGATTGTTGAGGATTGGATGA
- a CDS encoding serine/threonine-protein phosphatase 2A activator 2 (similar to Magnaporthe oryzae 70-15 XP_003710037.1): protein MASSQSASLRDAASAIPNLKDRIPKLGPRRRRQEPANQTPVPETPALPSPPDISSWTFMVPKRRILSRKDHETFLQSPTQSLIKAWIFGLAESVVDTPCSAIKNDDLSDTVKAILNILGEAEDLVAKSPPNEQGGSRFGNKAFRGFLDLVSENSAKWHKSLGIEIEQAVTEVSTYLDQSFGNRNRIDYGSGHELNFMIWLLCLYQLGLLQKRDFKAVTLTVFSKYLSLMRTVQMTYYLEPAGSHGVWGLDDYQFLPFLFGASQLLHHPYITPRSIHQQLTIEEFSRDYLYLGQVAFVNDTKTVKGLRWHSPMLDDISSAKSWSKIDGGMRRMFVAEVLGKLPVMQHFLFGSLVLAVEGMSEDDGVDGHDDEDDGRVTSDSTDHSDHAHNGTGWGDCCGIKVPSSIAAAQEMKKGARGDTLRRIPFD from the coding sequence ATGGCTTCATCACAGTCGGCTTCGCTACGCGATGCTGCATCCGCGATCCCAAACCTAAAAGATAGGATTCCAAAGCTCGGGCCTCGACGCCGTCGACAGGAACCTGcaaaccagactccagtTCCCGAGACTCCCGCACTTCCCtcgccaccagacatctctAGCTGGACCTTTATGGTACCCAAGAGGAGGATTCTATCGAGAAAGGACCACGAGACATTTTTGCAGTCTCCCACGCAGAGCCTGATCAAGGCATGGATATTTGGACTCGCCGAAAGCGTGGTTGACACCCCATGCTCAGCCATCAAGAACGACGACCTCAGCGACACCGTAAAGGCCATTCTGAACATCCTAGGCGAAGCAGAAGACCTGGTTGCAAAATCCCCTCCAAACGAACAAGGAGGCTCGAGATTTGGAAACAAGGCATTTAGAGGATTCCTCGACCTCGTGTCGGAGAATTCCGCAAAATGGCACAAGAGCCTGGGCATAGAAATCGAACAGGCTGTTACAGAAGTGTCAACATATCTTGACCAGTCCTTTGGAAACCGTAATCGCATCGACTATGGCTCTGGCCACGAGCTCAACTTTATGATCTGGCTCCTGTGTCTCTACCAGCTGGGGCTTTTGCAGAAACGCGACTTCAAGGCCGTCACGCTTACCGTTTTCTCAAAATACCTGTCCCTGATGCGAACGGTTCAAATGACTTACTACCTCGAACCGGCGGGCTCTCACGGCGTATGGGGATTGGACGACTACCAGTTTCTCCCGTTTCTCTTTGGGGCATCCCAACTATTACACCACCCGTACATCACACCGCGGTCTATCCACCAACAACTGACCATTGAGGAATTTAGCAGAGATTACCTGTACCTCGGGCAGGTCGCCTTTGTCAACGACACAAAGACAGTCAAGGGATTGAGATGGCACAGCCCCATGCTGGACGACATCTCGTCAGCCAAGTCGTGGTCCAAGATTGACGGCGGAATGCGTCGAATGTTTGTGGCCGAGGTGCTAGGTAAATTGCCCGTGATGCAGCACTTTTTGTTTGGATCGCTGGTGCTGGCAGTGGAAGGAATGAGTGAGGATGACGGAGTTGACGGTcacgatgatgaagacgacggccGCGTCACCTCAGACTCGACCGACCACTCAGATCACGCTCACAACGGCACAGGCTGGGGCGATTGCTGTGGGATCAAGGTACCTAGCAGCATTGCAGCTGCgcaggagatgaagaagggggCCAGAGGCGATACCTTGCGGCGGATCCCATTTGACTGA